Within Fusarium keratoplasticum isolate Fu6.1 chromosome 8, whole genome shotgun sequence, the genomic segment AGGGGAAACGAACGACTCGTACGGTGGGTTCCTCGTCCCCAGGTCTCCATACTCTTGTCTTGAGATTCTCCGCAGACATGAGAGATTGGGTTGAGGAGACGACTGGATCTTTTACGTACGAGCAACTGAGAGAATGCGGAGCGGACCATGTCGGGCATTTGGAGAGGAATTTCGGGGCCAAGACGGAGGGTACACGGAGGATGACCGGGAGAACCGGCGGCGTGCGTCCGATTCTTGGAGAGCCAAGACGGACCTACGACCGCTCTCTACAGTAGTCCTCCGAAAATTTTTACCGGACAGCCCGATATTCTTTGTATCTCTTCGGCCAAGGGCTCGAATTGTTCTCGAAGCAGCGCTAGCCAGGGGTGGGTACGGGGAGGAGGGTCAGTGATAGTGGGCAGTGGGACAGGGGGTGGTTATCTCTGGTTAGCGCATTGACAGTAAGCAGAATCTTGCAAGGACTGGGTGGCGAGAGTATCTTGCGTCCGTTTGTCCTGTGACTACAATACTGGACAGCCAAGAACAGTGAGACAGCCAGATAATGATTCGGCAGATGGTACGATACATACTCTCTCACAGACGCAAACCTTGCACCTTACGGAGTAACGTGCAGCTTGCAGCATTACTCGTCACTGCGTCTGAAGTGGACAGTCCCCGAGCCAAAGGGTTACCTGAGCCACTTGCGTAAACTGCGCGTTTTGCAGGGGTTACGCTGTGTTGACTCGCTGGCTACTCACGACCCGCGCAATAAACATAAGGTAATAGCCGGGTTTACGGTTCCGCAATTGCTGCTCTAGCTGCCGTCGGTCGCGCACCGAGGCTTCCAGAAGGCGTCGCACTGCAGCATCTCATGCATCCAGGCTGTTTGAGGCTGTCGGTGGTTCGGCATCCGCTGCGTCCGGCCCTACTGCGTATCTTTACCTGGTGGAGGCCTATGGAGAGCGCCCCAGGCCTTGATATCCGTCATCGAAACGCTTCCAGTTGGTCAAGCCTCTCGTATTGGCCAGACGACCCTGTGGAGCAGAGTTTACCCACCCACCATCGATCTGTGATACCATGTAATTTCTAATGGAATTGTATGAGTCGAGACACGGCTGACCCCGACTTGTTGGGTGTTTCAACACAAGGGATCCCAGCAAAGGTCGTCTGCAGACATTGGTCGTCTGCAGAGTTTGTAGATGCCCAATTGAGTCCCTGCAAACTATATTTCTCACTACTAAATCTCTTACATGGGCTCTGTGCTTGTCTAGGTTCCCCTCTCTTATGAGCTGCCTAATCTGGAGCATCTCTTGGCGAGCGTCGGAGATGACCTGCATGCCCGTGCAGGTTCCGGCAAGGTGAGAGTATTCATCTTGGCGATAAGTTGATCTCGATTGGCTGTATAACAGGAGATACAGGATAGTCCTGGATAGTGTCTGCCTGGATAGCCCAGCTCGCCTATTCTGCTACTCTTCTATCGTCTAGCGTGGCCAGATTGCGATAAAATTTCTCCGATGCTGCTATCGCCAAACTTCAGGTTCAACATCCCATATGTTGACATGGCCACGTTTGCGGTCCCATTGACTTGCAACATTTTCTTGGATGCCCAAAGTTACTTTTGGTCCGTTCAATTGACAGGTGCTCCAACTTCAAGGGCCCATATCGCTTGCATCTCGGTCAGGGTTCCTGTCTATTGAACAAATCGGCCCCGTTGACTCCCTGCTACCGGGTAGTCCTTCGAACCTCCACTGCTCACGAAGATGGATTATTCGTGGATAGCAGCGCCCATTCATGTCCACCAATCCCCAATTTTTAGCAAAACGACCGCTTCCATCGCGGAACAATTAACAGATACCATCACGACTCACTTCCCACCCTACACCTCACCTCCACGACGTCGAAATAGACATCAACACCCTGCAGCTCTCCACTCAGTCCCATTTTCACTTGGCATTATTCACAGTCTCTAAAGATTCACCTAGGTTCATGCAGAGATCGACTAATCTGGGGTAACAGACAATTCTCATTACTATTAATAACAAACCAATCAACTTTTCTATAAATGAATGCTCCCTGGTATCTTGAATCCATCGTAACTCGTTCTGTAGTCAAACCCAAGCGCCTGTAAATGATGCAAATATCAGAATAGACTCAGTCCATGACCACTTGCACCGGAACTGTCAGTTCCACCTTGGTGTCGCCCTCCAGAACCAGTCGAGCCGTGTAAACTCTGGCGATAATGCACGAGTGAAAGGTTGGGATAAACATCTTATCTGCTGTTGGCAGCTTGAACGGAACCTGAATGGTTGCAGTGTGAAAGACTGGCGACCCCTTATCAGACTGCTCCATGTCGACATTCTGCGTCCACTCCACGCTGGGCTTTGTCTTTCGCAGAGATACAGACGCGGGATATGCAAAGTTGTCGGTCTGTCCGCCTAGGTTTGGTAGACGGGTCATCGGTTGATCGCGGAACCAGGTGTGCGCTTGGATCTTGATAGAGGCTGAAGTGAACTGCGGGGGAATAACATCGGCTGCAGATGGTTCAAATGTGAGGCTGACAGGAATCGTAGATGGGCTGGCTTCGTGGCCTTCCTTGCTGAGGTGGATGGCGTCAGGCTCAGCAGCCACGGCAGAGATGCGGCCCTGAACAGCTGAAAACATGTTCTTGCGGACATTCTTTGTTCGCTCGAGAGCATACAAGTCGTcgctcttggtgatgctcaGGGGTGGCTCCTCAAAAGTCGAAGGCATCACATTGATGGGATGCGAGCTCTCAGAAATAACCACAGGACCCTGCTTGGAATTTTTCAGAACGCAAGCCCTGATGCTGTAGCTGATGCGCGCCATATCCGGAGCCAGGTCGTCCTTCTCCCAGCCTCCAACAGTCGGGGGCAAACACATGTGCTTCTCCCAGACATAATCCGACTCGACCCTGTGGATGCAGGCCTGCGAAGTGAGGTGGGCGGGAATGTTAAAGTTAAAGGCAAAAGTGTAACCCTTGCCAGCCTCAAAGACGTGGTTCGCCGGGtactcgtcgtcatcaatgGGCATCTCCAACCGGAGGAACCGATGAGTCGTCAAGTGTGTGATATCGGGACCATCGCGGCGAGTCTCTCCTGATCCAACGAGGGAGATATCGATTCTGTCGAATTGCATGTTCCTCGAGGGTGAGATGGTGACGTTTCCAGAGACCTCAGAGTCGGTGGTGTAGACCTTGGAGTTAAAGTGGCCATTGAGAGAGACGTTGACCTCGGTCTTTTTGGCCCGGGCACGCAGGATCGAGGCCAAAGCATTAGAAGCCATTCCCCAAGGGTGAGAAGTTCCGCCGCGCTGGATACCAATGTGGTCATACTCTGGCGGCGTCATGGGCAGCTTTGTCTGAGAGTCGACAAAGGTTGGGAGGGACTTTTCAGCGATCATGGTGACGGTTTCACTGTGACTTGATGATATGAATGAAGTTGATCAGGAGAACCAGGCAGAACAACAGCACCTCTTATTATACTCTGTTGACTTGTCAACTTGTGCGCCCTGTTGTGACGCGACCCATCACGACCCATCGCATGGTTGACCCACGGGTTGACAAGTTGTAGGGCGCATGGTGACATCGGACCCCGGGAGTCATCATCGGGAGCGAATCGCAGCAAATTGATGGAGGTGGCTTACAGGTGAGATCTAGCTCTGTAAGCACCGTTAACCCGGCTTACTGGTAGCTTTTGTCCGGGGAAAATAGCATCAAAGACGATGCTTTTGACCCCAAATTCTCCAAGTCCTCCGCAGTCCCACTGTAAATATACATGTAAATATGGCGGGTCTTCGTGGATCTGCTACTTAATTTGTACGTAAAAGTCGGGTGAGGCTCAAAGacatcaagagcctcgaTCTCTTCTTACTGGGACATTTACCTCCCTCACACAGCTCGTCTCGATGTTCTCCCTCTGACTTCATTTCTTTCATCAGCCTCAAACCACCGTCTAGCGCATTTGTCAGACCATCGCTTACACGATCCGACTTCGGCTCCTAAAGGGCGACATTGACACCTGAGTCACCTGGCACGAATAAAACCTGGATAGAGCAAGCCACAATGAGTCGAATGAACCCTTGGAGAACCTCGTGGGGGGAATGTCCATTATTAATCCACTGAGAGCACGCCCTTCATGTCGTTGGCGCCCTTGTCAAATTTTCTAGGTCAAGTGTCAACGCCTTTTTGCTCAGCTGGTCCATGCCCCACACACCAGATT encodes:
- a CDS encoding Arrestin-N domain-containing protein codes for the protein MIAEKSLPTFVDSQTKLPMTPPEYDHIGIQRGGTSHPWGMASNALASILRARAKKTEVNVSLNGHFNSKVYTTDSEVSGNVTISPSRNMQFDRIDISLVGSGETRRDGPDITHLTTHRFLRLEMPIDDDEYPANHVFEAGKGYTFAFNFNIPAHLTSQACIHRVESDYVWEKHMCLPPTVGGWEKDDLAPDMARISYSIRACVLKNSKQGPVVISESSHPINVMPSTFEEPPLSITKSDDLYALERTKNVRKNMFSAVQGRISAVAAEPDAIHLSKEGHEASPSTIPVSLTFEPSAADVIPPQFTSASIKIQAHTWFRDQPMTRLPNLGGQTDNFAYPASVSLRKTKPSVEWTQNVDMEQSDKGSPVFHTATIQVPFKLPTADKMFIPTFHSCIIARVYTARLVLEGDTKVELTVPVQVVMD